Below is a window of Lepidochelys kempii isolate rLepKem1 chromosome 14, rLepKem1.hap2, whole genome shotgun sequence DNA.
TACCTCCTGGAGCACGCAGTAGGGGACATATAGGATGGGCAATCCCACATGCTGGGCAAGCATACTGGGGTCGACCAAGTTCTGCCAACCATAGTCCAGGAACTCACTGACTTTGGTGACACTAGCCATGACCAGGAACAGGTGCACCAAGGGATCTTCCACcacagggcttaaattctcagtgTATTTCCTGGAGTCCCGGGCTTCTGCCCCATAGGAGGGGCCAGggttcagggcttcagctccacttgtttgaaaatatttaccagagctctgctctggaaAGCTCTGGCAGAATTTAAGTCCTGCTCCACAAGATGTGGATTATACAACAGGGGTTCAGAATGGAGGAGATCCCAATAAAAGACCAGCAGTTCACAGAGATCTCACATAGAAATACACAAACTGCTGGTCATATCAGAATCCTTGGAGGAATCAGGGGAAGGTATGCACTAACTGGCACCATGATGGACTATGAGCACTATAAGGTAGCCTCTGCACAGCCTAAAGACAGCCTGTGTGGACATGACTGTTAATGCAAAGGCCAATAAGGACCATTATATGACCTAGTCTGATCATCTGTATGTCACAAGCCATTACATTTAACCCAATTACCGCCTACGGATCTGTATTTCCCTAAAGCATATTTTCCAGAAAATAATTTGGTGTTGATATTAAGACATCAAGAGACAGACAAACCATCACTTCccttggcaatttgttccagtggttaatcaccttcactattaaaatttgtgcctaatttccagtctgaatttgtctagtttcagcttctagCTCTTGGTTCATGTTAGGCCTTTATCTACTAGCTTAAACAGCCATTTGCCACCCATTATTTTGTCTCAGGGGAGGTAGGTATACAGGTTAATTAAGTCCCCTCCCAGGTTTTCAacatatttacttttttaaactaACCCTATTTTTAAATTGAACAGATTGAACGATTAAAGTCTTTCACTGTAAGGATTTTTCTCCAGCCATCGAATCATATTTGTGGCTATTTTTTACACTCTCTCCAAATCTATGTCAAAGCACATTGTTAAACTACAGGGAGATGTGTGTCTGACACAGGAATTCCTTCTCTGTCAAATGTAAAATTGCTAGTCCAAATTCTTAAGACACtagaattgattaaaaaaaactacacTTTTTGAAATggtaaaaatgattttttttttcttttttccatctcCATCTCAGAAACAGGAGACATGTTTTTTCATCAAACTTCCAAAAATAAATTCAATCAGGACAGGGACTGCTTTCAAGATGAACATAGTAACTACCAGGCTGCATCTGAACTGAGGTCCATCTAGTAACTAAGCattttataagcaactgaaaagatcACTTCAGACTGAAACTGTGCAGCCAACACTAACTGTTGGTGTCACTGTGTGCTCCAGCTGTAACGAAAGAGGAGAACCAAGGGAGCCTCTTTGGGGATTCCCCTTACATTATCCCCTAggtgacctcctaaggtctcttccaaccctggtattctatgattctatacttgtCTCCACCCTCATTCATTTTTGCTTCTGCCTTTCCTTTCCCAGACTGGGTCCCTTGTGttttcctcccacccctgcacccccagtcatagaatatcagggttggaagagacctcaggaggtcatctagtccaacccctgcttaaagcaggaccaaccccaactaaatcatcccagccagggctttgtcaagcctgaccttaaaaacttctaaggaaggagattccaccacctcccttggtaacgcattccagtgtttcaccaccctcctagtgaaaaagtttttcctaatatccaacctaaacctccccccactgcaacttgagaccattactccttgtcctgtcatctgctaccactgagaacagtcttgatccatcctctttggaaccccctttcaggtagttgaaagcagctatcaaatcccccctcattcttctcttccgcagactaaacaatcccagttccctcagcctctcctcataagtcatgttttcttgtcccctaatcatttttgttgctctccgctggacgtttttccacatccttcttgtagtgtggggccccaaactggacacagtactacagatgaggcctcaccaatgtcgaatagaggggaacgatcacgtccctcaatctgctggcaatgcccctacttatacatcccaaaatgccattggccttcttggcaacaaggacacactgttgactcatatccagcttctcgtccactgtaatccctaggtccttttctgcagaactgctgcctagccattcggtccctagtctgtagcggtgcatgggattcttccatcctaagtgcaagactctgcacttgtccttgttgaacctcctcagatttcttttggcccaatcctctaatttgtctaggtccctcagTATCCGATCCGTACCCTTTTGTTTCTTAACCTTGTCCTTTTCTAAATCTTCCACCTTAACTTTTAAGTGTTCTATCTCCTGGTCCAATATTGTTGCCACCATCCACACCCCCTGTAACACAGCTTTTTTCTTTGCCTTAACTTTAGGATACCTCCATTTTCCTGTACCAACACAGGCTTCCCATTGTTTACAGATCTGCAAGAGCGCTCCAAGGCCGATAAAGGCTCCAGCCATCCAAGGGTCATTCCCATGTTCCTGTATAAAATCTGCCAAGCTGTTACCCAGAACCATTTCCAGCTTTGCTTTCTTTCCAGAGGTTCCTTTAGTTAACCAAGCTGTGAGCTTGAGCCATGAGTCAGTAATGTAATGTGACCATAGATCAACTCATGGGCTATaacatggaaaattacaggttACAACCCTGttccactgcccccctcccctgttaCAAACAAATTACTTGTATTAATCATCCCCTTCTCTCCATCACTCCTGGCTGGCTCACCAAATCTGTTACGcaggttttcagaacccaaagcagtggtaacttaactgtttcactaCAGGtgatgtcaggaataaatcagtgGGAATACAGCACTTCCTGTTGATGAGAGATTAATGCAAGTAAGCGTGTTCTTATCTAAAACTActgtttattagatttaagcacacagagacataagcaataggtttagaacatcccaaataATTACCTAGAATCTGAGATGGTATTTAGTAGTTAGCAGCAGGTCACTGATAGCCGGTCACTTCTCTCTGGGAGTATGGTGTCAGGAAAATGTCTCTCAGGATAGCTTCAAAGAACTGTTCCAAAGTACACTCTATTATCTCGTCTTTTTTCAACTGACTTTTACAAAACACACACTTATTGTGACCCCTATTTGGGTCATCATCTCACCTAACttcaataaaatatttatcaACAAAACATTCCTAACAATCTTAATCATAATATGCTTCTATATCAAAGGTTGCAATTAGCTTGATCAAATTCCAGGGTAACATTCCCCTCAATTCCAGGGCAACATATTATGAGGATAAATGGCACAAACGAGGTTACATAGCTATTTCATAAGACATACAAAATAAGACATTTGTGGCAATAGTGTAAAGATCTTGGGTTCAGACCAACAACTGCAAAAttctatttattttgatttattctGTAGGTGTAATAAGAGATGTTGTGAAAGAGAATTTAAGGCAGAGGGACTGCTGTATTTTGGCATGCACCTTGTAAGGCAATGCAGCCTTCCCAGGGCTGATATACAGGTGGTTTCCTTTTCACTACTACAgtagctggggaagggggaagatcACCATCCTGCTGAAGAGCAATGCTGCATGTCTTCCCATTGTGTCAACTGACTTTTCGAATGAGATACTTCTCCCTCTTGGGAATTAGCTTCAGGAATACATCCTTCTATAGAAAGACAGCCTGAAGAGGTGTACTTTCAATTACTCTCCTGGCCCCTCCTCTCAAGGGAGCTTGTGGACAAAGGAAAGGACATGCAGGAAAGGATGCTGGATGTGGTGAAGGggcaaatagctgtgctgaacaaCATTGTGGTGCTATCTTCATGGCCAGCACCCCAACCTAGCCATGTCCTGCAGCCTGTGGAAAACACAGGATAGTGGGAGCCACCTTTCACTCCCCCAAATGGCAAGCCATGCCCGCACCATGTCACCCACCCAGACAGAGAGAACAGTTGCCATCTACACATTTTTGTGAGACCATCAGCACTGCCATGTGCACATTCATCACTTTGGGCATGTTCTGCCAcatgtccattgacttcaggtttGCACTGTATCATGTTAAATCAAAAGTTTGATCATGCATGACTCagctgaaaattttcattgaGGTACAGTTTTTCTCTAATAATATCaattcttaataaaatcattaCCCAAACACACTGCATTCTTTCCCTTTGTTACAGGACATTCATATTCTACCACTACACTCAGGCATCAACTTTGGAGCGCTTCACATCCCTGACCCTATATCCTGATCAACTGGAGCACCTTGTAGAGGCCCCTTCTTTGACTGTTCATAATATACACAAAGTCTCTCCATCTCCCAGTCATCACTGAGCATCTCCCCTTTGCTCTGACAGATGCTGTGCAAAATGTAGCAAACACCTATGACACAAGGCAGATGTTGTTCAGCAGCCTCCAGCCTTGTCACACGGTTCATCTTCCTTCCCTTCAGTCTTCCTAACACTCACTCCACTGTCATTCTTCAGCTACTCAGGAGATAGTTAAACAGCAAGTGTCCAGCAAAATGGTTCACAAGCTCAGGATACAGAGGTGAAGCTGTCTCCCAGAATGACAGGAGTGTGGGGTAGAAAGGGGGTGGATGGCAGGTAAGTTTCAAAGTAAAATTATCAAAAGTACCAAACAATGATCAAAGGTGATAATTGGATGAAACAACAATTAATTATATGGACTTATTTATAAATTGCTTCTTATATCACTAGTTCAGGAAAACCAGATGAAAAAAGAGAATGATTGATTATGGTTATTAATGCTCTTGCAGGTGGCCACACAGAGAGGCTCCTCTCCCATCTTACAGAGACTGGACTATAGATCATACAAGATCCCATGACACACTCATCTGGAGTAAAGGTGCATCACCTCTGCCTTGAGAATGGCCCAGCTTATTCCCTGGGGTAGCTGAGCTCTTTGctacactaagccctggtctacactaggactttaggtcgaatttagcagagttaaatcgatttaaacctgcacccgtccacacagtgaagccctttatttcgacttaaagggctctttaaatcgatttccttactccacccctgacaagtagattagcgcttaaatcgacgttcccagctcgaatttggggtactgtggacacaattagatggtattggcctccgggagctatcccagagtgctccattgtgaccgctctggacagcactctcaactcagatgcactggccaggtagacaggaaaagaaccgcgaacttttgaatctcatttcctgtttggccagggtggcaagctgcaggtgaccatgcagagctcatcagcacaggtgaccatgatggagtcccagaatcgcaaaagagctccagcatggaccgaacgggaggtacgggatctgatcgctgtttggggagaggaatccgtgctatcagaactccgttccagttttcgaaatgccaaaacctttgtgaaaatctcccagggcatgaaggacagaggccataacagggacccgaagcagtgccgcgtgaaactgaaggagctgaggcaagcctaccagaaaaccagagaggcgaacagccgctctgggtcagagccccaaacatgccgcttctatgatgagctgcatgccattttagggggttcagccaccactaccccagccgtgttgtttgactccttcaatggagatggaggcaatacggaagcaggttttggggacgaagaagatgaggaggaggagaaggttgtagatagctcacagcaagcaagcggagaaaccggttttcccgacagccaggaactgtttctcaccctagacctggagccagtaccccccgaacccacccaaggctgcctcctggacccagcaggcggagaagggacctctggtgagtgtaccttttaaaatgctatacatggtttaaaagcaagcatgtgaaaggattactttgccctggcatttgcggttctcctagatgtagtcctaaagcctttgcaaaaggtttctggggagggcagccttatttcgtccttcatggtaggacacttttatcactccaggccagtaacacatactcgggaatcactgtagaacaaagcattgcagtgtatgtttgctggcattcaaccaaaatccgttctttctctctctgtgttatcctcaggagagtgagatataattcatggtcacctggttgaaatagggtgcttttcttcagggacactcagtatagcccattcctgctgtgctgtttgcctgtggctgaacagaaatgttccccgctgttagccacggggaggggggagggttgagggggtagtcacgcggtgggaggaggcaaaatgcgaccttgtaacgaaagcacatgtgctatgtatgtaatgttaacagcaaggtttaccctgaaagagtgtagccactgttttataaaatgtgtctttttaaatacagctgtccctttttttttctccaccagctggatgtgtttcaatgatcacaggatcttctccttcccagaggctagtgaagcttagaaagaaaaaaaaacgcactcgagatgaaatgttctccgagctaatgctgtcctcccacactgacagagcacagacgaatgcgtggaggcaaataatgtcagagtgcaggaaagcacaaaatgaccgggaggagaggtggagggctgaagagagtaagtggcgggctgaagagagtaagtggcgggctgaagacagggctgaagctcaaatgtggcggcagcgtgatgagaggaggcaggattcaatgctgaggctgctgcaggaccaaaccagaatgctccagtgtatggttgagctgcagcaaaggcagctggagcacagactgccactgctgcccctctgtaaccaaccgccctcctccccaagttccatagcctccacacccagacgcccaagaacgcggtgggggggcctccggccaaccagcgactccacaacagaggattgcccaaaaaaaagaaggctgtcattcaataaattttaaagttgtaaacttttaaagtgctgtgcttaaagtgctgtgtggcattttccttccctcctccaccacccctcctgggataccttggtagtcatctccctatttgtgtgatgaatgaataacgaatgcatgactgtgaagcagcaatgactttattgcctctgcaagcggtgattaaagggaggaggggagggtggttagcttacagggaagtagagtgaaccaaggggcggggggtttcatcaaggagaagcaaacagaactttcacactgtagcctggccagtcatgaaactggttttcaaagcttctctgatgcgtaccgcgccctcctgagctcttctaaccgccctggtgtctggctgcgcgtaaccagcagccaggcgatttgcctcagcctcccaccctgccataaacgtctcccccttactctcacagatattgtggagcacacagcaagcagtaataacagtgggaatattggtttcgctgaggtctaagcgagtcagtaaactgcgccaacgcgcctttaaacgtccaaatgcacattctaccaccattctgcacttgctcagcctgtacttgaacagctcctgactactgtccaggctgcctgtgtacggcttcatgagccatggcattaaggggtaggctgggtccccaaggatacatataggcatttcaacatccccaacagttattttctggtcagggaagaaagtcccttcctgcagcttttgaaacagaccagagttcctgaagatgcgagcgtcatgcacctttcccggccatcccacgttgatgttggtgaaacgtcccttgtgatccaccagagcttgcagcactatcgaaaagtaccccttgcggtttatgtactcagcggcttggtgctctggtgccaagatagggatatgggttccgtctatagccccaccacagttagggaatcccattgcagcaaagccatccactatgacctgcacatttcccagggtcactacccttgatatcagcagatctttgattgcgtgagctacttgcatcacagcagcccccacagtagatttgcccactccaaattgattcccaactgaccggtagctgtctggcgttgcaagcttccacagggctatcgccactcgcttctcaactgtgagggctgctctcatcctggtattcatgcgcttcagggcaggggaaagcaagtcacaaagttccatgaaagtgcccttacgcatgcgaaagtttcgcagccactgggaatcgtcccagacctgcaacactatgcagtcccaccagtctgtgcttttgTTTCAAAAGGCGCCTGATTGGGGGGCACGGCTAGCCCAATTCTTTGGCTTGGATGCACTACTGAATCCAGAAGGAGGCagaggaagttgtctgagcaactaggtgAATCCTTGGTTGGCTGCTTCAGAGCCTGCCTATGCTTCTGACCATGACCTCTTACTGCCTGTGCGGGCCTTCCAGCTGCCCACAATAGCTGCTGCTCCTGTGGCTGGCGATGGTGGCATTTAGCTCTGCTGCTCCTCTGAGGGTGTGTGGCTGTGGTTGCAGCTGAGCTCCCTCTCTGCTGCCTTGGTTCTATTCTGCCAGCAACAGAAGCTTCTTTGTCTTGTTTCCCAAACTTCCTCTTGTGGTAAGTCCTGCCTTCCACTTTGCTGCTCTTTTcccttgtttgtttgctttgtttgatGTTTGTCCCTTGCATTCTTGGGTTGGGTTGGTCTGTTTGTTTCTtggtcccctgcctcattcccaTTTTTGCTCCTGCCCTCACTTTCACATTCACTTGGGCAGACAGGCTCCCTTGGTTCCCTGTCTCCCCATCCATTCAGCCTTACCAATCCCTGGTCTTCCCTTTAGGGGCAACTTCTCCCCCTTTCTACCTTCCATCACTATTTTTGGTTCCCTTCTTCTGTCCCCCTCCCATTATTGTATCCCCCTGACCTTTCCTTCCTGTCCCCTTTGCTTGGTTTTTGTTTACTTAGTCCCTGCCTTTCCCTTAAGAGTCCCCAGGACGGGAAGACTCCTGATGAACTCTCTtgttcttctgtttgtttttctccagTTGGGCTTGATTTTCCCTCCCAGAAGGGAAAGGGACAACCATGTAGCCCTACCACCTTCTTTTCGGTCACCACAAATGCAGGTGCCCAGTCCCTGCTTGGCAAGGCTTCTCTCCCAGAGGCTGCAACTGGTGGAGGAAGATTGGGGGTAAGAGAAGGGACAGAGGGTGTCCTGGCCACCATTCTTGTCCCGCCTCTGAATGGTCCCCTCAATAGGTCTGACCACTAGTTATCCCTGGATGGTCCattcttaagcccagcagcagcagtagctcaCTATCTGTTCAACTCACATGGCCATGGACTGTCTGCCTCATTGTGCTCATCTCTCCAAGCACTGCACCTGCTTGGCTCTTCCACAGCTCCAGTCCAGATCCTGGACCCAGTCTTGTTCCTCTCCTGTCCAGAACCAGCCCTGgtcctgccttccctgactcctgGTAATCCAGTTCCAACCCTCGGCTCTGTTTCCTCACTCCGACCGTCTCGACCTTTTTGCTCTGGCATTCAaactccaaccactaggcctgactctcACTCTGAGCACAAGGACTGACTGCCTATGGTCCTGGTTCACTGCCAAGCAGCCGGAGGAGGGATGGAGCAGTGATGGAAGCAGGGATGGAGTAGTTCGAACAGAAAGTCATGGAGGTGGAGAGATGCATGGCTACCAACCCTGAGAATCTGTCCCTCCGCAGAGAGTGTTGAGAAAAATGGGATGAGCTTTGGGTCCTTGATGAACACTGGGCTCAACTTGCTTTTGTCTTTTCCTGTATCTGACCCCTTTAGGAGATGTACTTTGGCTCCTGCTTTTTCTGTGCTCTAGAGAAGAAGAGATGAGGTAAAAAACCACATCACCTGTCTCCTAGCAGAGGATGGCACCCCTCCTGTGGATCTGGAGCAGATGTGATAAAGGGCTGGAGCTTTCTACATGAACCTTTTTTGCCCGGATCGATCGATGCTGACATTTGAGCGGCCCTGTGAAATGAACTCCTGAAGGTCAGCATGGGTGACCGAGACGGGCTAGTttcctctcactctggccaagcTCTCAGAAGGCCTCTCTTTCATGTAGTGATACAGCACAACCAGAAGGTAGCAGAAGAGTGATAtgggagagatatgtaagtcccaggatgaggagaagccttattccctgtagagggaataaaggtttctatagatcaattaaaagcacctgaagccaattagagcatctgaagctagtcacctgataaaaaacccctgcttcaatcagccaggggaaggagttgaagcagagtggtttggagttggagcagaggagagtttggagaagtgtcgtggctggctagaagaccaagaccccaggtaaagagacacccggcttttgcagagagagagggcagaaaGCCcaacaagctgaagagcaggagagggaagtagccaggggaaggaagcactagttcaagtggtttaccactatccctagggcccctgggctgggacccggagtagagggcgggcccaggtccctccGTCTCCACTACCCTtttctgggttactagtgggacagtaaataCCCTAGTTTAGGGACAGGAAACTgcgccctgaacccccccaccccaagaagaggaagcgcgggacccatcataatcgtaccaGCAATTTGCCACTCGTGGTGTCAGCAGTGGGATCTCCGCGCTGGGGACTTAAACCAGAGTTAACCAAAACCATCCCATCCCCAAGATGGATGACGTAGTCAAGGCTCTAACACAAGTCACTgcggcccagcaggaggctacccgaaTCCAAGCAACCGCCCAATAGGAGGCGACTCGGGTGCAGCAGGAGACTAATAGTCTGTTGATGAATCAGACTGCCCAGGACCAAGCTCTgctacaggagctggcaaaccaGACGAAGGCCCTTATGGAGCAGAACCACAATTGCGACGGAACCCGGACTATACAGGCCAGCCACtgcctacagaaaatgacacAGAAGGATGATGTAGAGGCTTACCTGCTGGCATTGGAGAAaacagccctgcgggaggcctGGCTCTGAGCTCAGTAGTCTGGTATCCTCGCCCCGTTcctgtgtggagaggcccagaagggCTACTACGATATGGCTGCAGAGACTGCGGAGGATTACCCgcagctgaaggcagagatcctggccagatccgGAGTAACCACGGTGTTGCAAGCCCAGAGGTTTCATGAATGGCAGTATACAGAGGACAAGACACCCCGATCACAATGGTTTGACCTGATCCACCTGACCCGGAAATGGCTGCACCctgaggccctcagctctgaAAAAATGAGGGAGCTCCTGGTACTGGACCAGTATATGAGGTGCTACCACCAGGCCTTCGGGCTTGGGTTGGCCAGAATGACCCCTCTACCTATGATGAGTTGGTCTCCCTTGTGGGAAGACAGCTGGCAGCCAGTgaactgttccagaccccaggggGTGAGACAGAGCAAACCAGGAAGACAGCCCCAAACCCAAGGCCCCGGACTGTCGAGAACTACAGAAGAAccataactgggaggaaagacactGAGGAATGGCCCGAGGCCAAGAAGGGACCTGGAGGTTTGGgaacagagggctgggggggccgatcaaatagccccaggcagagggaaGCAACCGGGATAAGGGGTCAGTGTTATGAGTGTGGGGAATTGGGGCATATAGCATTCCAATGCCCCAGCAGGGAAGAGCCTATGCAGTACAATCTGGGGGATCCTGGGGAACAATGTGGCCTAATTGACCTGGTAGGGGTCGCAAAGACCTCACATGGGTATACAAGGTCAGTAAAGATGAAGAGTATTGCGACCATAGCATTAGTAGATTCTGGGAGTGCTGTCACACTGGTCTCGGGGAAGTTGGTGGGGCAAGACCAACTAACCAGGGCCAAAACCACAGGGGTAACGTGCGTTCATGGCACCGTAAATTTCTACcccatgttaggatatagatattcagacctgtctgtaaaggcctgtattttaagaatttaggtgtattcttatccttggctagttatagaggtataaagaaagaatcaaaattactgtctgccggtgtaagggccttctcttatgatagtctgaggtcctgttcttagactaaggcctttggctaagcaacagaggcagccataagctgggaagcgactggtcacatcctcacattccaacctagtcacattgaaataaggtgctatcgggctgttaggaatacaatcctgtcctgataatgcctatcgcctccagagaaaaggaagtgctgagaagatgtaaaaggaaacttagtttgatagcatcctgtctggcaagaactcacttatcaatagctgggatgtgaaatcctcacttctgtattgttttgtcattatagttcccactttgctattgtttatttgcatggtctctgtctggttctgtgattctaGGATTGTTTCtgcctgctgtataattaattttgctgggtgtaaactaattaaagtggtgggatataattggttatataatcatgttacaatatgttaggattggttagttaaatttcaggaaaatgattggttaaggtatagctaagcagaattcaagttttactatatagtctgcagtcaatcaggaagtgggtgcgtgtgtgggtgggggaaatgggaatgggggtggggaaattggaatcatgtttggctaagggcaggaatgggaacagggacacaggtgtaagg
It encodes the following:
- the LOC140898235 gene encoding uncharacterized protein gives rise to the protein MQSSSAQVTMMESQNRKRAPAWTEREVRDLIAVWGEESVLSELRSSFRNAKTFVKISQGMKDRGHNRDPKQCRVKLKELRQAYQKTREANSRSGSEPQTCRFYDELHAILGGSATTTPAVLFDSFNGDGGNTEAGFGDEEDEEEEKVVDSSQQASGETGFPDSQELFLTLDLEPVPPEPTQGCLLDPAGGEGTSAGCVSMITGSSPSQRLVKLRKKKKRTRDEMFSELMLSSHTDRAQTNAWRQIMSECRKAQNDREERWRAEESKWRAEESKWRAEDRAEAQMWRQRDERRQDSMLRLLQDQTRMLQCMVELQQRQLEHRLPLLPLCNQPPSSPSSIASTPRRPRTRWGGLRPTSDSTTEDCPKKRRLSFNKF